The following coding sequences are from one Candidatus Nitrohelix vancouverensis window:
- the larE gene encoding ATP-dependent sacrificial sulfur transferase LarE — MDFAQKKIRLFDALKPLDRTLVAFSGGVDSALVLAAALETLGPEKVLAATAQSESLPERELKGAAEFAASLGAKHHILRTCETASPDYLKNSPNRCYHCKSELYTKLTELAERENFAHIVNGVNADDLGEFRPGIQAGKEANVISPLADAGMNKADVRRLAQEMQLPLWDKPAMACLSSRIPYGSPITTEKLSMVEQAEDLLISLGFPQMRVRHHGEVARIELPQDDLLRFFSSEAAQKANDGLKNLGFQFVSVDAEGFRSGKMNDALNSAQKDD; from the coding sequence ATGGATTTTGCTCAAAAAAAGATTCGTCTGTTCGACGCATTGAAACCGCTCGACCGAACGCTGGTCGCCTTCTCTGGCGGCGTCGACAGCGCGCTGGTTCTGGCGGCGGCGCTGGAAACGCTCGGGCCTGAAAAGGTGCTTGCCGCGACCGCTCAATCTGAAAGTTTGCCGGAAAGAGAATTGAAAGGGGCCGCTGAATTTGCGGCTTCTCTGGGCGCAAAGCATCATATTCTCCGAACCTGCGAAACCGCCTCGCCCGACTATCTTAAAAACTCCCCCAATCGTTGCTACCACTGCAAGTCGGAACTGTATACGAAGTTAACGGAACTGGCGGAGCGAGAAAATTTCGCTCATATCGTCAATGGGGTGAACGCCGACGACCTTGGTGAATTTCGCCCCGGCATTCAGGCGGGCAAAGAGGCCAATGTCATCAGCCCCCTGGCGGATGCGGGGATGAACAAAGCAGACGTCCGGAGGCTGGCGCAGGAAATGCAATTGCCGCTCTGGGACAAACCGGCGATGGCCTGCCTGTCTTCGCGCATTCCCTACGGCTCACCCATCACCACCGAAAAATTGTCGATGGTGGAACAGGCCGAAGACCTTCTCATTTCCCTCGGTTTCCCGCAAATGCGCGTGCGTCATCACGGCGAAGTGGCTCGCATCGAATTACCGCAAGACGATCTGCTTCGCTTCTTTTCCAGCGAGGCCGCGCAGAAGGCCAACGACGGACTCAAGAATTTAGGATTTCAGTTTGTCTCCGTTGACGCGGAAGGGTTCCGCTCCGGAAAAATGAACGATGCGCTCAACAGCGCGCAGAAGGATGATTGA
- a CDS encoding endonuclease MutS2 gives MTSTPYESAAYWLEKSRRLLGWNLIRDALAAYAHSESTRELCATLEPAESREDAQTLSLETEEMHALLESAEGFPIAPFENMERLLEEITDQAFIEPEQCLNVKKFLTTVGSVKRRVDKRERAPFLKVYAERLDSLGAVFSELNRCIGDDGEIRDDASPELKQAIRDAQQARQKLEDSIRKMMASATLKDALQDDYFTEREGRLVFPVRTDRRTKVQGIVHDSSASGQTVYMEPSTLVPLNNQMKIARLTIEREKARILQALASLILQQHGTMMANLDALIHLDQIHSRARLGRVMNATPCKLNDNGPMHLLQARNPELLLNRSPVVANDICWDDTVGTLIISGPNTGGKTVTLKTVGLFSLMARAGLRLPVAENSEMPFFSQVFADIGDDQNIQENLSTFSGHLKKIIYILEQASPEALVLLDELGIATDPLEGAALAESILLELKDKGATTLVSTHYLELKMMAQTQAGFLNACAEFNPETLAPTYRLLFGTPGQSAALDTATRLGLPEAIIRKARLIYERGDNRADALLQTLTQQRLELEKKEALLREELEKAQRLAEEQRQSAERLKEQESEFKKNKAKRLQALIREAKSQIRQWMLEAKGNRTAPNLKKIEKKIHELGRVPAAPAEAPAGWDRPANTLKQGDSVLIKSYGKTGVLLDSPQEKKKVRVQIGNMVSVVESAHLLGSNTHRAAQVSQAESSVKVHAETFGQATTTCDLRGMESDEALSTLETFISRAIVKKTGRLTIIHGHGRGTIKNLVRDYLSETGICKNFVPGGRWEGGDGVTIVETE, from the coding sequence ATGACATCGACTCCTTACGAATCGGCCGCCTATTGGCTTGAAAAATCCAGACGCCTGCTGGGCTGGAACCTGATCCGCGACGCGCTGGCCGCTTACGCGCATTCGGAATCCACCCGCGAACTCTGCGCCACGCTGGAGCCTGCGGAGAGCCGCGAAGACGCTCAAACCCTGTCCCTCGAAACCGAGGAAATGCATGCCCTGCTGGAATCCGCCGAGGGCTTTCCCATCGCTCCCTTCGAGAACATGGAGCGTCTGCTGGAAGAAATCACCGACCAGGCCTTCATCGAACCGGAACAATGCCTGAACGTTAAAAAATTCCTCACCACAGTCGGCTCCGTCAAACGCCGGGTGGACAAACGCGAGCGAGCGCCTTTCCTCAAAGTGTACGCCGAACGACTCGATTCTCTGGGCGCCGTTTTTTCAGAACTGAACCGATGCATTGGCGACGATGGAGAGATCCGCGACGACGCATCGCCGGAATTGAAACAGGCCATTCGCGACGCCCAGCAAGCGCGCCAGAAACTGGAAGACTCCATTCGCAAAATGATGGCGAGCGCGACTCTCAAAGACGCCTTGCAGGACGATTATTTCACCGAACGGGAAGGCCGTCTCGTGTTCCCGGTGCGCACCGATCGCAGAACCAAAGTGCAGGGAATCGTTCACGACAGTTCCGCCAGCGGTCAGACGGTTTACATGGAACCTTCGACGCTGGTTCCTTTGAACAATCAAATGAAGATTGCGCGCCTCACCATCGAACGCGAAAAGGCGCGAATTCTCCAGGCCCTGGCATCTCTGATCCTGCAACAACATGGAACGATGATGGCAAATCTCGACGCGCTGATTCATCTCGATCAAATCCATTCACGCGCGCGACTGGGACGCGTCATGAACGCGACGCCCTGCAAACTCAACGATAACGGCCCCATGCATTTGCTTCAGGCGCGCAATCCAGAATTGCTTCTAAACCGAAGCCCCGTAGTCGCCAACGATATCTGCTGGGACGACACGGTCGGCACGCTCATCATCTCCGGCCCCAACACCGGAGGCAAAACGGTGACGCTGAAAACTGTCGGCCTGTTTTCTCTCATGGCGCGCGCGGGCTTGAGACTGCCCGTCGCCGAAAACTCGGAGATGCCGTTTTTCTCCCAGGTCTTCGCCGACATCGGAGACGACCAGAACATTCAGGAAAATCTCTCCACCTTTTCAGGACATCTCAAAAAAATCATTTATATTCTCGAACAGGCGTCGCCTGAAGCGCTCGTCCTGCTCGACGAATTGGGAATCGCCACCGACCCGCTGGAAGGCGCGGCGCTGGCAGAGTCCATCCTTCTCGAATTAAAGGACAAGGGCGCGACGACGCTGGTCTCCACGCATTACCTCGAACTGAAAATGATGGCGCAAACCCAAGCCGGGTTCCTCAACGCCTGCGCCGAGTTCAACCCGGAAACCCTCGCGCCGACCTACCGCCTGTTATTTGGAACTCCGGGGCAGAGCGCCGCTCTCGATACGGCAACGCGACTGGGACTGCCGGAGGCCATCATCCGCAAGGCGAGACTGATTTACGAACGCGGCGACAATCGCGCCGACGCGCTCTTGCAAACCCTGACCCAGCAACGCCTCGAACTGGAAAAGAAAGAAGCTCTGCTGAGAGAAGAGTTGGAAAAAGCGCAACGACTGGCGGAAGAGCAACGGCAAAGCGCCGAGCGTTTGAAAGAACAGGAAAGCGAATTCAAGAAAAATAAAGCCAAGCGTTTGCAAGCGCTGATACGAGAGGCCAAATCGCAAATCCGTCAATGGATGCTGGAAGCTAAAGGCAATCGCACGGCTCCGAACCTGAAAAAGATCGAGAAAAAAATTCACGAACTGGGCCGCGTTCCGGCGGCGCCTGCCGAAGCGCCCGCTGGCTGGGATCGTCCGGCGAACACCTTGAAGCAAGGGGACTCGGTATTGATCAAGAGCTACGGTAAAACCGGAGTCCTGCTGGACTCGCCGCAGGAGAAGAAAAAAGTGCGCGTCCAGATCGGCAACATGGTGTCCGTGGTGGAGTCCGCTCACCTGCTCGGCTCCAACACTCATCGCGCCGCACAGGTTTCGCAAGCGGAGTCGAGCGTCAAGGTTCATGCGGAAACCTTCGGTCAGGCAACCACGACCTGCGATTTGCGCGGTATGGAATCCGACGAGGCGCTATCGACTCTGGAAACCTTCATCAGCCGCGCCATCGTTAAAAAGACGGGACGTCTCACCATCATTCACGGGCACGGTCGGGGAACGATCAAAAATCTGGTTCGGGATTATTTAAGCGAAACGGGGATCTGTAAAAATTTTGTTCCCGGAGGTCGCTGGGAAGGCGGCGATGGCGTGACCATCGTCGAAACGGAGTAA
- a CDS encoding iron-sulfur cluster assembly scaffold protein SufE has protein sequence MSVTEESYSAKFEEAGKSPRNRGAYYKEDADEQGMALIESKYKDTKLYWLVDIEENRVYSAKFFAYGGKASVAIGDALCSMVKGLSIEEACSLKGEDVERFLRDSEDTPAVPDAKMELFARVEALLGIVRDDYPGAKGLAIASQAAKKDGEGNKKSFEELSLLEQAWIGLSEEEQIQQINMTLDEKVRPALMNDGGNVQVLSVKDGEKVLIQYQGACGSCGSSLGATLSFIEQALRKDVYNQLIVTPNM, from the coding sequence ATGTCTGTGACCGAAGAAAGCTATTCAGCCAAGTTTGAGGAAGCCGGTAAGTCGCCCCGCAACCGAGGCGCTTATTATAAGGAAGACGCCGACGAACAGGGCATGGCTCTGATTGAATCCAAGTATAAAGACACCAAGCTGTACTGGCTGGTGGATATTGAAGAAAACAGGGTCTATAGCGCCAAGTTTTTCGCTTATGGGGGCAAAGCTTCCGTAGCGATCGGGGACGCGCTGTGCTCTATGGTCAAGGGCTTGAGTATTGAAGAGGCCTGCTCGTTGAAGGGCGAAGACGTGGAGCGTTTTTTACGGGATTCTGAAGACACGCCTGCGGTTCCTGATGCAAAAATGGAGCTGTTTGCGCGGGTCGAAGCCTTATTGGGCATCGTGCGCGATGATTATCCCGGCGCCAAGGGCCTGGCCATCGCATCTCAGGCCGCTAAAAAAGACGGCGAAGGCAACAAGAAATCTTTTGAGGAATTGTCCCTGCTGGAACAGGCCTGGATCGGCCTCAGCGAGGAAGAGCAGATTCAGCAGATCAATATGACGCTGGATGAAAAAGTCCGACCCGCCTTGATGAACGACGGCGGCAACGTTCAGGTTTTGAGCGTTAAAGATGGCGAGAAAGTATTGATTCAGTATCAAGGCGCCTGTGGCAGTTGTGGTTCCTCTTTGGGGGCGACGTTGTCTTTTATAGAGCAGGCTTTACGGAAAGACGTGTATAATCAATTAATAGTCACCCCAAATATGTAA
- a CDS encoding P-II family nitrogen regulator: protein MKMIKSYIQYEKLEAVRARLFELGVPGLSISDIKGIGKPMHQMTSNTEHTVPQFHPGVEITIVLENEAVDEVVQTLMQTVHTGNLSDGKIFILPVEEAIRIRTGEKGTQALY from the coding sequence ATGAAAATGATAAAGAGTTACATTCAATACGAAAAACTGGAAGCCGTTCGAGCGCGATTGTTCGAGCTGGGCGTGCCGGGTCTGTCCATCAGCGACATCAAGGGCATCGGCAAGCCAATGCACCAGATGACTTCCAACACGGAGCATACGGTTCCCCAGTTTCACCCCGGGGTGGAAATCACCATCGTGCTGGAGAATGAAGCGGTCGACGAGGTCGTTCAGACCTTGATGCAGACCGTCCACACCGGCAACCTCAGCGATGGAAAAATTTTCATCTTGCCGGTGGAAGAAGCGATCCGCATCCGTACCGGCGAAAAAGGCACGCAAGCCTTGTATTGA
- the moaA gene encoding GTP 3',8-cyclase MoaA, with translation MNSDVQDQKRKLVDGMGRTIVNLRISVTDRCNFRCTYCMPENNVEFMERSKLLSFEELTRIAGIVSKMGISRLRITGGEPLMRKDLPTLIEMFSKVDGIEDIAMTTNAFFLKNQAEALKKAGLKRLNVSLDALDPDKFRDVNRKDCLHEVLAGLQAAREAGFKSIKINAVAMRNFSETEIMSLIEMGRTDGFEMRFIEFMPLDSDQIWERDKVLFGHEIIDLIRQKYELVPIDNSREIGPASEFNFADGKGKIGIITAVSNPFCDHCNRIRMTADGKLRTCLFSTHETDLKQLIRDGATDQDIDDAIEGAVLIKEPGHKINLDSFERPQRAMHAIGG, from the coding sequence ATGAACTCCGATGTTCAGGACCAAAAAAGAAAACTGGTCGACGGAATGGGTCGAACCATCGTTAATTTAAGGATTTCGGTAACCGATCGCTGTAACTTCCGATGCACCTATTGCATGCCGGAGAACAACGTCGAATTCATGGAACGCAGTAAACTGCTTTCCTTCGAGGAACTGACGCGGATCGCGGGCATCGTTTCCAAAATGGGCATCAGCCGACTGCGAATCACCGGCGGCGAACCTTTGATGCGCAAAGACCTGCCCACGCTCATCGAAATGTTCAGCAAAGTCGACGGCATCGAAGACATCGCCATGACCACCAACGCGTTTTTTCTGAAAAATCAGGCTGAAGCTCTGAAAAAGGCGGGCCTGAAACGCCTCAACGTCAGCCTCGACGCGCTCGACCCGGACAAATTCCGCGACGTCAATCGCAAGGACTGTCTCCACGAAGTGCTGGCGGGCCTGCAAGCGGCGCGCGAAGCGGGTTTCAAATCGATCAAGATCAACGCCGTCGCCATGCGTAATTTTTCCGAAACGGAGATCATGAGCCTGATCGAAATGGGCCGCACGGATGGTTTTGAAATGCGCTTCATTGAATTCATGCCGCTGGATTCCGACCAGATCTGGGAACGCGACAAGGTCCTGTTCGGTCATGAAATCATCGACCTCATTCGTCAGAAATACGAACTCGTGCCCATCGACAATTCCCGGGAAATCGGCCCGGCAAGCGAATTCAATTTCGCCGACGGCAAGGGTAAAATCGGCATCATCACCGCTGTCAGCAATCCGTTCTGCGATCACTGCAACCGCATTCGCATGACCGCCGACGGCAAGTTGCGCACCTGTCTTTTTTCCACCCACGAAACTGATCTCAAACAATTGATCCGGGATGGAGCGACAGACCAGGACATTGACGACGCCATTGAAGGCGCGGTTCTCATCAAGGAACCGGGGCATAAGATCAATCTCGATTCGTTCGAGCGTCCGCAACGGGCCATGCACGCTATCGGCGGCTGA
- the sufC gene encoding Fe-S cluster assembly ATPase SufC, producing the protein MLEIKDLHAGFDGAEILKGISLSIKKGEIHAIMGPNGSGKSTLAKVLSGHPSYQVTAGEISYEGENLLDMEAEERSLNGIFMGYQYPVEVPGVNNAEFLRMAYNARLVRQGKEELDPMDFDEILQKKMDDLGMEPKYKERNLNDGFSGGEKKKNETLQMALLEPKLAVLDETDSGLDIDALRVVANGVNKLINKDNALILITHYQRLLDYIQPHYVHVLSKGKIIKSGEKGLALELEAQGYDWLTKV; encoded by the coding sequence ATGCTTGAGATTAAAGACCTGCATGCCGGTTTTGATGGCGCAGAAATTTTGAAGGGAATTTCCCTTTCCATTAAAAAAGGTGAAATTCATGCCATCATGGGACCGAACGGTTCGGGCAAAAGCACCTTGGCGAAAGTTCTTTCGGGGCATCCTTCCTATCAGGTGACTGCTGGCGAGATCAGCTATGAAGGGGAGAACCTGTTGGACATGGAAGCCGAGGAGCGATCCTTGAACGGTATTTTCATGGGCTATCAATATCCCGTTGAAGTGCCTGGCGTGAACAACGCCGAATTCCTGCGCATGGCCTACAACGCCCGTTTGGTGCGACAGGGGAAAGAGGAATTGGACCCGATGGATTTCGACGAAATTCTTCAGAAGAAGATGGACGATCTGGGTATGGAGCCGAAGTACAAGGAGCGTAACCTGAACGACGGTTTCTCCGGCGGCGAAAAGAAAAAGAACGAAACCTTGCAAATGGCTCTGCTGGAGCCAAAACTGGCGGTTCTGGATGAAACCGACTCGGGGCTGGACATCGACGCTCTGCGCGTCGTCGCCAACGGCGTCAACAAACTCATCAACAAAGACAACGCCCTGATCCTCATCACGCATTACCAGCGTTTGCTGGACTACATCCAACCGCATTACGTGCATGTTTTGAGCAAAGGTAAAATTATTAAATCCGGCGAAAAAGGTCTGGCTTTGGAACTGGAAGCCCAGGGCTATGACTGGTTGACCAAGGTTTGA
- the sufB gene encoding Fe-S cluster assembly protein SufB: protein MNTSVNAVSDVLEDKENYKYGFKTMIESETFAKGLNEDVIRALSKKKNEPQFMLDFRLKAYKKWLEMKSPVWPNVHYPEIDFQNISYYSAPKPKKKLESLDEVDPELLDTFEKLGIPLDEQKRLANVAVDAVFDSVSVATTHRKKLMEVGVIFCPISEAVQEFPELVEEYLGSVVPIGDNYYAALNSAVFTDGSFVYIPPGTKCPMELSTYFRINTEETGQFERTLIICAEDSHVSYLEGCTAPQFDSNQLHAAVVELVTMENAEIKYSTVQNWYSGDRETGKGGIYNFVTKRGKCQGNNSKISWTQVETGSAITWKYPSCILQGDNSVGEFYSVALTNGMMQADTGTKMIHLGKNTRSSIISKGISADRSSNSYRGQVKVSKNASNARNYSQCDSMLVGDQCSAHTFPYIESANSSVQVEHEASTSKISEEQLFYFEQRGISRENAITAVINGFCKDVFQQLPMEFAVEAQKLLTLKLENSVG, encoded by the coding sequence ATGAATACATCGGTCAATGCAGTATCCGATGTTTTAGAGGACAAGGAAAATTATAAGTACGGTTTCAAGACGATGATCGAGTCGGAGACCTTTGCGAAAGGCTTGAATGAAGACGTCATTCGCGCGCTCTCCAAAAAGAAAAACGAGCCTCAATTCATGCTCGATTTTCGTCTCAAGGCCTATAAAAAATGGCTGGAAATGAAGAGTCCGGTATGGCCGAATGTGCATTACCCGGAAATCGACTTCCAGAATATTTCATATTATTCGGCTCCCAAGCCTAAAAAGAAGCTGGAAAGCCTGGACGAGGTGGATCCGGAACTGCTCGATACCTTTGAGAAGCTCGGAATTCCGCTGGACGAGCAAAAACGTCTGGCCAACGTGGCCGTTGATGCTGTGTTTGACAGTGTCAGCGTTGCGACTACCCACAGAAAAAAACTGATGGAAGTGGGCGTTATTTTCTGCCCGATTTCTGAAGCGGTTCAGGAGTTCCCGGAACTGGTTGAAGAATATCTTGGCTCCGTCGTGCCGATTGGCGACAACTATTACGCGGCTTTGAACAGCGCGGTGTTCACGGATGGATCCTTTGTTTATATTCCTCCTGGAACGAAATGTCCGATGGAGCTTTCGACCTATTTCCGCATCAACACGGAAGAGACGGGGCAGTTTGAGCGCACCCTGATTATCTGCGCGGAAGACAGTCATGTGTCGTATCTCGAAGGCTGTACGGCTCCGCAGTTCGACAGCAATCAGTTGCATGCCGCCGTGGTTGAGCTGGTGACGATGGAAAACGCTGAAATCAAATACAGCACCGTTCAAAACTGGTATTCGGGCGACCGCGAAACCGGCAAGGGCGGAATTTATAATTTCGTTACCAAGCGCGGTAAATGTCAGGGTAACAATTCCAAGATTTCATGGACTCAGGTCGAGACGGGTTCCGCCATCACCTGGAAATACCCCAGTTGTATTTTGCAGGGCGACAATTCGGTTGGCGAGTTCTATTCGGTCGCGTTGACGAATGGCATGATGCAGGCGGATACGGGAACCAAGATGATTCATCTTGGCAAGAACACGCGTTCGAGCATTATTTCCAAGGGCATTTCTGCGGATCGCTCGAGCAACAGCTACCGGGGCCAGGTCAAGGTGAGCAAAAACGCTTCCAACGCCAGGAATTATTCCCAGTGCGACAGCATGCTGGTTGGCGATCAATGTAGCGCGCACACCTTCCCTTACATTGAATCCGCGAACAGTTCGGTGCAAGTCGAGCACGAGGCGTCGACGTCAAAAATCAGCGAAGAGCAGTTGTTCTATTTTGAACAGCGCGGCATTTCGCGGGAGAACGCCATCACGGCGGTCATCAATGGTTTCTGCAAAGACGTGTTCCAGCAATTGCCGATGGAATTTGCCGTTGAAGCGCAAAAACTTTTGACTCTTAAGCTTGAAAACAGCGTTGGATAG
- a CDS encoding SprT family zinc-dependent metalloprotease has translation MNQLTKGSLGKSLNIGALVKGRGKERGSQGRLWAVLFKCRKGGIDFMIQASIAKDKDSETPLSLEVFNPSFFDFFSADREAVMQVLRKKILASLKGEASLPPEYAEVVEDCCSRDAAPLGGLFDPSPDILTPETSSGEADLDEIFKRINAEYFDNAVTATIRWGRESGATNSRSFRFGSYDHKSNEIRIHPRLKQSFVPRCVLELTVYHEMCHQWAPPKKINGRYSYHHNAFKKKEREFRDFDAAKAWEKQNWKQLFAPPEENRSVEAPA, from the coding sequence ATGAACCAGTTAACAAAAGGCAGTTTGGGCAAATCCCTCAATATCGGCGCTCTGGTCAAGGGGCGCGGTAAGGAACGCGGCTCGCAGGGCAGACTTTGGGCGGTCCTGTTTAAATGTCGCAAGGGCGGAATCGATTTTATGATTCAGGCGTCCATCGCAAAAGACAAGGATTCCGAAACGCCGCTTTCCCTTGAAGTTTTTAATCCCTCGTTCTTTGACTTTTTTTCCGCCGACCGCGAGGCTGTGATGCAGGTTCTGCGCAAGAAAATTCTTGCGAGTTTGAAAGGCGAGGCCTCTCTGCCGCCGGAATATGCAGAAGTTGTCGAGGACTGTTGCAGTCGCGACGCCGCTCCCTTGGGCGGCTTGTTTGATCCCTCGCCAGATATTTTGACTCCGGAAACGTCGTCGGGTGAGGCGGACCTTGATGAAATTTTCAAACGAATCAATGCCGAATATTTTGATAACGCTGTCACCGCGACCATTCGCTGGGGAAGAGAAAGCGGCGCGACCAACAGCCGTTCGTTTCGTTTCGGTTCTTACGATCACAAGTCCAATGAAATACGCATCCACCCGCGCTTGAAGCAATCCTTTGTGCCGCGTTGCGTTCTCGAGTTGACGGTGTATCACGAGATGTGCCATCAGTGGGCGCCGCCAAAAAAAATCAACGGGCGTTACAGTTATCATCACAACGCCTTCAAAAAGAAGGAACGCGAGTTTCGCGATTTTGACGCGGCGAAGGCCTGGGAGAAACAGAACTGGAAGCAACTGTTCGCGCCTCCCGAAGAGAATCGTTCGGTCGAAGCTCCGGCTTGA
- the tpx gene encoding thiol peroxidase has protein sequence MIALTRIFGSIFLLALLTAQTVQAETPQVSLRGKALTLQGQTIQVGQPLPDIALPDTGLTMRPLRAFNGKVTILSVVPSIDTPTCEEQTHILSEKNDGLDASANLITVSRDLPFAQKRFAKEAKIHNLTFLSDYRDAAFGKNMGLLIEENRLLARAVMVLDKDGIVRYLEVVSELSQLPAMAKAFETARGLL, from the coding sequence ATGATCGCATTAACGCGTATTTTCGGCTCGATTTTTCTACTCGCTTTATTGACCGCCCAAACGGTTCAGGCGGAAACGCCGCAGGTCTCTCTGCGCGGCAAGGCGCTGACCCTGCAGGGACAAACCATTCAGGTCGGGCAACCTTTACCGGACATCGCCTTGCCGGACACGGGACTGACCATGCGCCCACTGCGCGCATTCAACGGCAAAGTCACCATCCTCAGCGTGGTGCCGTCGATAGACACCCCGACCTGCGAGGAACAAACGCATATCCTCAGCGAAAAAAATGACGGCTTGGATGCTTCTGCGAATTTAATCACCGTCAGCCGGGACCTTCCTTTCGCGCAAAAACGATTCGCCAAGGAAGCCAAAATCCACAACCTGACTTTTCTCTCCGATTACCGGGACGCCGCGTTTGGAAAAAACATGGGTTTGCTCATTGAAGAAAACCGACTGCTGGCGCGCGCCGTCATGGTTCTGGACAAGGACGGCATCGTTCGTTATCTGGAAGTCGTCTCGGAACTGAGCCAACTGCCAGCAATGGCGAAAGCCTTTGAAACGGCGCGCGGCCTGCTCTAG
- a CDS encoding YggS family pyridoxal phosphate-dependent enzyme gives MISEQLRLIKQQIADAAKASGRDPAEVRLVSVSKQIAVDKIREALAAGADLLGENKIQEARDKIAELGRDCAQWHFIGHLQKNKVKYLFDLFHMVHSVDSLELARAISDKAVQRNTLMPILLQVNVSGELSKFGMAPEELPKVLEAVAEFKGIQVKGLMTIPPAAPDPEASRPYFARLRELRDKYATIADTISLTELSMGMTNDFAVAVEEGATLVRVGTAIFGERNATV, from the coding sequence TTGATATCTGAACAACTCAGGCTCATAAAACAGCAAATCGCGGACGCCGCCAAAGCTTCGGGGCGCGATCCCGCCGAAGTGCGTCTGGTCTCCGTCAGCAAGCAGATTGCAGTCGACAAGATTCGCGAGGCGCTTGCGGCTGGCGCCGATCTGCTGGGCGAGAACAAGATTCAGGAAGCAAGGGACAAAATTGCCGAGCTGGGGCGGGATTGCGCGCAATGGCATTTCATCGGACATTTGCAGAAGAACAAGGTCAAATATCTTTTCGACCTGTTTCACATGGTGCACTCGGTGGACAGCCTGGAACTGGCGCGGGCGATCTCCGACAAGGCGGTCCAGCGCAATACGCTGATGCCGATTTTGCTTCAGGTCAACGTCTCCGGCGAGCTTTCGAAGTTTGGCATGGCTCCCGAGGAATTACCGAAGGTTCTGGAAGCCGTTGCCGAGTTTAAGGGGATTCAGGTGAAGGGATTGATGACGATTCCGCCTGCCGCGCCGGACCCGGAGGCTTCGCGGCCGTACTTTGCAAGGCTTCGGGAATTGCGCGACAAATATGCTACTATAGCCGACACGATCTCGTTGACGGAATTGTCGATGGGAATGACGAATGATTTCGCGGTGGCGGTGGAAGAGGGTGCGACGCTGGTTCGAGTCGGCACGGCAATTTTTGGCGAGAGAAATGCGACGGTTTAA
- the proC gene encoding pyrroline-5-carboxylate reductase, translated as MIKEVQVLSNKKLGFLGGGNMAQAIVKGLIAASFIEPKNILISDINAARLESLRNDFKVKTSQVNREVAEKTDIIILAVKPQAMETVLEELGGMSLDKKLFISVAAGVSIQSIESVLKGGVESRKAHVIRTMPNTPALALAGVTAIAPGSAVSKMDMKIAHRLFEAVGQTVDVPESQLDAVTGLSGSGPAYVFTIIEALSDGGVKMGLARDVARTLAVQTVLGAAQLAQESGKHTGELKDMVTSPAGTTIAGIKALEKGALRATLMDAVEQATLRSIELGKR; from the coding sequence ATGATTAAGGAGGTTCAAGTGTTATCGAATAAAAAACTGGGATTTCTGGGCGGCGGCAATATGGCCCAGGCGATTGTCAAAGGACTGATCGCGGCTTCATTCATTGAGCCTAAAAATATTTTAATTTCCGATATCAACGCCGCTCGTCTTGAATCCTTGCGAAATGATTTCAAGGTCAAGACCAGTCAGGTCAATCGGGAAGTCGCAGAGAAAACGGATATCATCATTCTTGCGGTGAAGCCGCAAGCGATGGAAACAGTTCTGGAAGAACTGGGCGGAATGAGTCTGGACAAGAAATTGTTCATCTCTGTCGCCGCTGGGGTGTCCATTCAATCCATAGAATCTGTGTTGAAAGGCGGCGTGGAATCGCGCAAGGCGCATGTCATTCGCACCATGCCCAACACCCCTGCGCTGGCTTTGGCGGGCGTAACTGCCATCGCTCCCGGTTCTGCGGTGTCCAAGATGGATATGAAAATTGCGCATCGTTTGTTCGAGGCGGTGGGCCAGACGGTGGACGTCCCCGAAAGCCAGCTCGACGCGGTGACGGGTTTGAGCGGTAGCGGCCCGGCTTATGTGTTCACCATCATCGAAGCCTTGTCCGACGGCGGCGTGAAGATGGGTCTGGCGCGAGACGTTGCTCGCACGCTGGCGGTGCAGACGGTTCTAGGCGCGGCGCAACTGGCGCAGGAGTCCGGCAAGCATACCGGTGAGTTGAAAGATATGGTGACCTCTCCGGCGGGAACCACGATTGCGGGCATCAAGGCGCTTGAAAAGGGAGCCTTGCGAGCGACCTTGATGGATGCGGTGGAGCAGGCGACCTTGCGTTCGATTGAACTGGGGAAAAGATAG